A stretch of Episyrphus balteatus chromosome 2, idEpiBalt1.1, whole genome shotgun sequence DNA encodes these proteins:
- the LOC129909160 gene encoding DNA repair protein Rev1 → MANNGFDEWGGYMEAKITKLEEQFVAASNPFRQTNLFSGISIFVNGHTNPSADELKRIMMVHGGIFHMYERSHTTYIIAANLPDVKVRNMNTSKIISAQWVVDCLKEQKIVDYTKYLLYNNQNKSQPRISFGRGVHKKKEEAKETSKIDEKEVASILKDLENLNAKMKRPSETIVKPDKPPDESVKPETSIVSTSRGPAPDKSVQQPPEPNVKPDTSIASTSRGLATDKPVQQPSEPSVKADTSTASTSRGLARTAVDPKFLSEFYNNSRLHHIATLGAGFKQYVSDLRETSTGLFPDREQLQKSLPRAENFVKKGQIIMHIDMDCFFVSVGLRSHPYLRGQPIAVTHSKGGGGDVPVHPGADRKVEMDLFTKKFENQLHNNILSDKVRGAFEGKQSLSEIASCSYEAREKGIRNGMFVGHALKLCPNLKTIPYDFEGYREVAYTLYNTIAMYTLDIEAVSCDEMFVNLTDLINELQVDPMDFVTHVRQEVRDKTSCPCSAGVGENKLQARMATKKAKPDGQYYLGSDKVEEYMASIPIRDLPGVGSSTMYTLEEMKLATCGDLQAISLSKIQAAVGKKFGETLYQFCRGIDPRPLAYGQIRKSVSAEVNYGIRFKTQTELETFLRQLCTEVHTRLTNIKRKGKCITLKLMVRAKEAPVETSKFMGHGVCDNLTKAVSLSDYTCDLEVITRTVLATTKALNVPPNELRGIGIQITKLDEPNEPKEKKENVIKNMFSKVAEKQQDKPPKAQEVVAKVEDKSMKVEEKSNEKKSTGAIPKVKTKGRPRKKPPKMPDVMGMLKSAAANKRPVPSTTDLPDGIDATVFAELPDDIRNEILRDHARKQARTAKEQPSPRKKPAPISPSKMEEEFLRAMPPELQMEVQMQIGKTFVEEIKPPPPPTSISPENIFHQQERIQLLLEWVKSSTEPENYDIELICEHATEYVRAKKIHDLYDPLVYLCRIINRFGSCGWHTAYNVIIDAIQNQMRLTYGHKLYLSNNIECKKCWTL, encoded by the exons ATGGCAAATAATGGTTTCGATGAATGG GGTGGTTATATGGAagcaaaaataaccaaattggAAGAACAATTTGTTGCTGCCAGTAATCCATTTCGTCAAACAAATCTTTTCTCTGGAATTTCTATCTTTGTCAATGGCCATACCAATCCATCAGCAGatgaattaaaaagaattatgatGGTTCATGGTGGAATCTTTCACATGTACGAACGATCTCATACAACTTATATTATTGCCGCCAATTTACCCGATGTAAAGGTTCGCAATATGAACACATCGAAGATAATAAGTGCCCAATGGGTGGTTGATTGTCTGaaggaacaaaaaattgtagATTATACCAAATATTTGTTGTACAATAATCAGAATAAATCACAACCAAGAATATCATTTGGTCGTGGTGTCCACAAAAAGAAGGAAGAAGCAAAGGAAACTAGCAAAATCGATGAAAAAGAAGTTGCTAGCATACTCAAAGATCTAGAAAATCTCAATGCAAAGATGAAGAGACCTTCTGAGACAATTGTCAAACCTGACAAACCTCCTGATGAGAGTGTCAAGCCTGAAACATCGATTGTCTCCACTTCTCGAGGCCCAGCTCCCGACAAATCAGTTCAGCAACCTCCTGAACCGAATGTCAAGCCCGACACATCGATTGCCTCCACTTCTCGAGGCCTGGCAACCGACAAACCAGTTCAGCAACCTTCTGAACCGAGTGTCAAGGCTGACACATCAACTGCCTCCACTTCTCGAGGTCTAGCTCGAACTGCAGTCGATCCCAAGTTTCTCTCTGAATTCTATAATAACTCGAGGTTGCATCATATAGCCACATTGGGAGCTGGCTTTAAGCAATACGTATCCGATCTTCGTGAAACATCCACGGGATTGTTTCCAGATCGTGAACAACTCCAAAAGAGTCTTCCCCGAGCAGAAAACTTTGTCAAAAAAGGTCAAATCATAATGCACATCGACATGGATTGCTTCTTCGTCTCTGTTGGTCTGCGTTCCCATCCCTACCTTCGAGGTCAACCAATTGCTGTGACCCATTCAAAGGGTGGCGGTGGTGATGTACCTGTCCACCCAGGTGCCGACCGAAAAGTCGAAATGGATCTGTTCACAAAGAAGTTTGAAAACCAACTTCACAACAACATTCTCTCGGACAAAGTTCGTGGGGCATTTGAAGGTAAACAGTCTCTGTCTGAGATTGCCTCATGCAGTTACGAAGCTCGAGAGAAAGGCATTCGGAATGGGATGTTTGTTGGACACGCTTTGAAACTCTGTCCAAATCTGAAAACAATTCCTTATGACTTTGAGGGTTACAGGGAAGTGGCATACACTTTGTACAACACAATTGCCATGTATACTTTAGACATTGAGGCTGTCAGTTGTGATGAGATGTTTGTAAACCTCACAGACCTCATCAACGAGTTACAAGTTGATCCAATGGATTTTGTAACTCATGTTCGACAGGAGGTACGTGATAAGACTTCATGTCCTTGCTCGGCTGGAGTTGGAGAGAATAA ACTTCAAGCGAGAATGGCAACAAAGAAAGCCAAGCCAGATGGGCAGTATTACCTTGGTTCTGATAAAGTTGAAGAGTATATGGCGAGTATTCCTATAAGAGACCTCCCGGGAGTCGGTAGTAGCACTATGTACACATTAGAAGAGATGAAACTGGCGACTTGTGGGGATTTGCAAGCTATTTCATTGAGTAAAATTCAAGCTGCTGTTGGTAAAAAGTTTGGAGAGACTCTATATCAGTTTTGTAGAGGAATTGATCCTCGTCCGTTGGCGTATGGTCAAATTAGAAAGTCAGTTTCAGCTGAAGTTAATTATGGAATTCGGTTCAAGACACAAACTGAATTGGAAACATTCCTACGGCAACTCTGCACCGAGGTGCATACTCGCCTTACGAACATAAAACGAAAAGGCAAATGTATAACCCTCAAATTGATGGTTAGAGCTAAAGAAGCACCTGTGGAGACATCGAAATTTATGGGTCATGGTGTATGTGATAATCTTACAAAAGCAGTCTCGCTTTCAGATTACACTTGTGATCTGGAAGTCATTACACGAACTGTTCTTGCAACAACGAAAGCTTTGAATGTGCCTCCAAATGAGCTAAGAGGAATTGGTATTCAAATCACAAAGCTGGATGAACCAAATGAGCCAAAAGAGAAGAAGGAAAATGTTATAAAGAATATGTTTAGTAAAGTTGCCGAAAAGCAACAGGATAAGCCACCAAAGGCTCAAGAGGTGGTAGCAAAAGTGGAAGATAAATCCatgaaagttgaagaaaaatccAACGAGAAAAAATCCACAGGAGCAATTCCGAAGGTTAAAACGAAAGGGCGACCTCGTAAAAAACCGCCTAAAATGCCGGATGTTATGGGAATGTTGAAAAGTGCTGCCGCAAATAAGAGACCTGTGCCATCGACCACTGATCTTCCCGATGGCATTGATGCTACAGTATTTGCTGAGTTACCTGATGATATTCGTAATGAAATTCTACGGGATCATGCTCGAAAGCAAGCACGCACAGCAAAAGAGCAACCATCGCCGAGAAAAAAACCTGCCCCAATAAGTCCTTCGAAAATGGAAGAAGAATTTCTTAGAGCAATGCCACCAGAACTACAAATGGAAGTTCAAATGCAAATTGGGAAAACTTTTGTTGAAGAAATAAAACCACCTCCACCACCTACATCGATTTCCCCTGAGAATATATTTCATCAGCAAGAACGAATTCAATTGCTTCTCGAATGGGTGAAAAGTTCGACGGAGCCAGAGAATTATGACATTGAATTGATATGTGAGCATGCGACGGAATATGTTCGAGCAAAGAAGATTCATGATTTATATGATCCATTGGTGTATCTGTGTAG gaTAATCAATCGATTTGGAAGTTGTGGCTGGCACACAGCTTATAATGTTATCATCGATGCCATTCAAAACCAAATGCGACTGACTTATGGTCATAAATTGTATCTTAGTAATAATATTGAATGTAAAAAGTGTTGGACACTGTAA
- the LOC129909161 gene encoding uncharacterized protein LOC129909161 — protein sequence MNLQVLPLSDLQSFTYQKCLLPKELFPKRTLPGALAKCKLSSGAEYICNIYPMENQTPPYFCWLDDTVKVGAIKNTITSSLTSLEVLDNSIQPASRVNLIFTINEKLFEMKNANRQLLIDLTKTILQTYSFVNNSFIMLEELQEIGITEIHIQSKDSHVFKFTETTEIIVSNIKLQTSGEECFFRNLVAIEQPQEELQQLMESMSIYEELNWKMKPSLNALLIGPPGSGKTSICMNFVVENNCNCYIIRSANILGQYPGETEAELRRIFNSVKLFIQSFQPNDPVVILIEDLDLICPAVSKKNSNDSGNSTRVSGQLVSLLDNLRHSTESSKIIVLATSSRLESIMPALRRPGRFGIEINIPALSEEQRAVIFASMLEHSFYGKTFDLNTELLQKIAKQTQGFVASDLELLINSIGQELIRTEITFDKFTETLERLLRTMKPASFGHTDVKVFKTDDKFNSVGGMEQLKKALEISVLSGLKQKAAFERFGLCLPKGILLYGPPGCAKTTIAKCLATEANMTFIPTSAAEVYSPYVGNSEKYISKIFDTARKNSPCLVFLDEIDSLVGRRSADAKSDVQTRILSTLLTEMDGIGVKLFSSAPGGNSILVVAATNRPEMIDDALMRPGRFDKLIHVPAPDRDSRLQILKMHAGKMPFHNDVDLEKIAKATELFSGADICNLCNEAAMHAFTQDSDVEYINMEDFESVLRYQKSSLTQAQVQWYRDFECSHKR from the exons ATGAATCTACAAGTCCTACCCCTCTCCGATTTGCAATCATTTACTTACCAAAAATGCCTTTTACCCAAAGAACTCTTTCCCAAACGCACTCTACCTGGTGCATTGGCCAAATGTAAGTTATCCTCGGGAGCTGAATATATTTGCAACATTTATCCCATGGAAAACCAAACACCACCATATTTCTGTTGGTTAGATGACACTGTCAAGGTAGGAGCTATTAAGAATACCATAACAAGCAGCTTGACATCATTGGAAGTTCTAGATAATAGTATCCAACCTGCTTCCCGGGTGAATCTTATTTTTACCataaatgaaaaactatttgaaatgaaaaatgccAACAGACAACTTTTAATTGATTTAACTAAAACCATCCTTCAGACTTATAGTTTTGTTAATAATTCTTTTATTATGTTGGAAGAACTCCAAGAAATTGGAATCACTGAAATACACATTCAATCCAAAGATTCCCATGTCTTTAAGTTTACAGAAACAACCGAAATTATAGTTTCAAATATTAAACTACAAACTTCAGGTGAAGAATGCTTCTTCCGTAATTTAGTTGCAATAGAACAACCTCAAGAAGAACTCCAACAATTGATGGAGAGCATGTCAATCTATGAAGAGCTCAATTGGAAGATGAAACCATCTTTGAATGCTCTTTTGATTGGTCCTCCCGGTTCTGGGAAGACCTCAATTTGTATGAACTTTGTTGTTGAGAATAATTGCAATTGTTACATTATTCGATCGGCAAATATTCTGGGGCAATATCCTGGCGAAACTGAAGCCGAACTGAGAAGAATCTTTAATTCAGTAAAGTTATTCATTCAATCTTTTCAACCAAATG ATCCAGTTGTAATTCTCATCGAAGATCTTGACCTAATTTGTCCAGCAGTGAGCAAGAAGAACTCCAATGACTCTGGGAATTCAACACGAGTCTCAGGACAATTGGTATCCCTGCTTGACAATTTACGTCATTCGACGGAATCATCAAAAATAATTGTCCTTGCAACGAGTTCGCGATTAGAATCAATTATGCCAGCTTTAAGACGTCCTGGACGCTTTGGAATCGAGATTAATATTCCAGCACTTAGTGAGGAACAAAGAGCTGTTATATTTGCATCAATGTTAGAGCATTCTTTCTACGGGAAGACCTTTGATCTAAACACTGAACTTCTACAGAAGATTGCCAAGCAAACACAAGGTTTTGTTGCTTCTGACTTGGAACTTCTCATCAACTCAATTGGCCAGGAGCTTATTCGTACTGAAATAACTTTCGACAAGTTTACTGAGACTCTTGAAAGACTTTTGAGAACG atGAAACCAGCATCATTTGGTCATACGGACGTTAAAGTCTTCAAAACTGATGACAAATTTAATTCAGTTGGTGGCATGGAACAACTTAAGAAAGCACTTGAGATCTCAGTGTTATCTGGTTTAAAACAGAAAGCAGCCTTCGAAAGATTTGGATTGTGTTTGCCGAAAGGAATTCTCCTCTATGGTCCACCGGGATGTGCAAAAACAACAATAGCCAAGTGTTTGGCAACTGAAGCTAATATGACCTTCATTCCGACATCGGCAGCTGAAGTTTATTCGCCATATGTTGGGAATTCAgagaaatatatttcaaaaatatttgacacTGCACGAAAGAATTCTCCGTGTTTGGTTTTTCTTGACGAAATTG atTCTTTAGTTGGTCGACGAAGTGCTGATGCTAAAAGTGATGTTCAAACTCGAATACTTTCGACTCTTTTAACCGAAATGGATGGCATTGGTGTAAAATTATTCTCATCAGCTCCTGGTGGTAATAGTATATTAGTTGTTGCTGCAACAAATCGACCGGAAATGATTGATGATGCTTTAATGCGACCTGGACGTTTTGATAAACTTATTCATGTTCCAGCGCCCGATAGAGACTCACGATTACAAATACTTAAAATGCATGCTGGAAAAATGCCATTCCATAATGATGTTGATTTGGAAAAGATTGCTAAAGCAACTGAACTATTTTCTGGAGCAGATATTTGCAATTTATGTAATGAAGCTGCTATGCATGCATTCACACAAGATAGCGATGTGGAATATATAAATATGGAAGACTTTGAGAGTGTTTTGAGATACCAAAAGTCTTCATTAACACAAGCTCAAGTTCAGTGGTATAGGGATTTTGAATGTTCACACAAGAGGTGA